Within the Vigna angularis cultivar LongXiaoDou No.4 chromosome 10, ASM1680809v1, whole genome shotgun sequence genome, the region GAACACGATTTGATAAACGGAAACACAAGACTTAAACCAAGTGGTTGAACTAGTGATGGTTGGTAGTTAAATCCACACATACGTGTTATAAGCTCCAAAAGTCATTCAGAGGGATTGTTTAGACATCCACATATACAAAACTTGCCTGCCTAACAAGACTCAGATAAACAAAGTAACTGAAAAAGATGTTACAGCAATCTGACTGGAACATAAAACCGCTAGCAGTTTCCCATGGAGAATCATAAAAAGACCAAGTCATGGGAGAATGGAACCAATTCATCGTGAGCACTTTCAGTTTTTCATACAACGGTCAAAGCCAAAATACACACACATACTAAAGGACAGGTGATATAAAGTTTTCAACAAACATCAGATTCAACAAAACATTGTCACTCAGATTGCACTGCAACTCCCGAGGAAAGTTGTTTAAGCTCATTGCCAGGAAATCATTTTCGTAGCAGCTAAAGCTATAATTGTAAGCTAAGCAagccaaaaaaattttatgAATTGGTATTGAATAAATTTAGAGGTAACAGGAAGAGAAATGGAATAACCATTTAATAGATGGAATACTTACTTATCCTTGTAGAGACTAAAGAGACCATGGCTATGAATGAGGTCATATGTCCTCGGGTATGTAGAGAATGCTTCACACCTGGACACAAATGCACacataaataagtaaaaacatGTGAGCAAGAAGTTCATTCCGAAAAATTGTATAGCTAGCCACGTTACAATTCCGTACAAGATATAATAACTGACAGAAGACATGTCTGtgtcaaaattatatttcttgaAATTATAAACTTCATTTTAATAATGGTACATAATTAGGATAGGAACTAAGTCTTTAAATCAAACGATCTAGACATGCCATGAACAAATTATGAGGAAGTTAGAAAACCATACCAATCATGATAGATGCCAACAAGTCCTCGTTCATATATAACACCCAGTGTACTTTTCTCGGCTATAGTAGGCACGACATTCATGACCCATAACTTGGTTGATTGAATAGCTGCAGCAAAACCACCCAATCCAGCATTCACATCCATAATGTTGCGATACCTTCCAGAATCTAGGAGTcgattaattttcttataagcATTTACATGCTTTTTCCACTTTTCGTTATCATCATTGTATGACTCAACCGAAACTCCAGGCACAGAGCCACCAGCAATTCTAGAGGGGATGGCATAAAGCCTTTCTGGAAAAGGCTTAAGATCACCAGAAACTCTAGGAGTTGGAGTAATGCAGACCTCCATTTTCTTATACCTGTAGCCACAAAACAAAGTCATTCCAGGTGAGCACAAGTGTTGATCAAACTTTTAGAATATGTAAAACTAGCAGATACCCTTGTGAGAACTTAAAAAAAGGattgttttgttaatatttcatgatttcatgatatataaaataatcacaAATTGGAATCACGAAGTTTTTATCATAACTACAGGCGCAAACATCAAAGACATAGAAACAGTAATTACATATTTTGTTTCCATAGGCTCCTGCATAACCGTATGGGACATCAATCTTTTAAGAcagttttgttttcctttttttccaCAACTTTTCTCCCACCTTTTACGTTCATGTATGCTTGTGCTTACGGTTAGTAGAAAGAAATATAAGGAATCCTAATAAAAGAATGTCAAAATATTCAATTTGTTCAATACTAATTAAGGGTCATACCAGACATCATTAGCATCTGCCGACTCACAGAATTTTACTCTGGAATCTTCTTGTCTGCTGCGACATGATTCGGAGTCTACAGTTTTTTGCCAAATAGCAATTTCAGATTGTTCAGACTTTTTCTCCCAGCAAAGGAGCTTAGCAACCTCTTCAATCTTTCTCTGTTCTTCTTCAAGATCCTCTTTAGGTCTCTGCCAGGATTTGTAGTTAGTCTTCCAATTGATTGGAGGACCCGACAGCACCCAATAACCGCCAGGTCTTAGAACTCGGTCAACCTCCATCATATACATTCCATCTGCAAATAGAGGACCCAATATGCATTACTAAATAGCTGTTATAACTTATATTAGGCGCCAAATCTAAGAGCAATAATAAGCAAAAAAATCATCTTGCTTTCTCATTTACAGCAAGTACTTCACAGAGAAGATTATACTTAAAAACGTGAATATCTCACCATTTGCTCCCCAGGGAATCAAGCAGCGAGAGCAGTGTGCCATGTCAAAAGCTGCAGATGGATACGGCAATTTTATGGTTCCAAGAACACCAATGACAGCAGGTACACCTCTTTCAAGAGCAAACTGTACTTGTGCCTCATGAGAGTCCCTCGGTGCAAATGACATGGCAATAACATTCCTGCTCCAGAGATATGCGCCCCAACTGGCAACCTGAGCAAAACAACCTTACATTAAGGATACAATCCTAAAACAAAGAACTCTTGCTATTGATCAAATTAACATGtacaagaatgaaaaaaaaaaaaaatatatatagccCTGAGGAATTTGCAGTGAAAAGCATACCCCACAACCAGTGTCCAGTGCTGTCCTAACTGTTCCATCCTTTATAGGTATCACAGAAGCAAGCTGATCAATATATTTGTCTGCACCCTGCGGAAATTGAGTTCCACCCCCCGGGAATCTGAACACATTTCCCTCATACTGGATCCAGTTCTGAATAGCCTTCTCAACTGTAAGACTCTTGTACGGCGCATTTGCATATGGAACATAATCACGGCTTTTCGGCCATGAAAATGGAGTCACATATCCCTTAGGTGCTGGGATCAAACAGTGCAATTTTTCTTCCTCAGGGGGACAATGCCTCTCACGATAATTCATATTTTCTCTTGGAAAAGTCATGGCACGCCGTTGATCTTGGCAAGGGGTGTAATCGATAAATTGAGCATCGCAAGGTTCAAACACCTTTGGTTTTGACTCAAATTCATCAATTTTGCTGACTTCTCCACCATGGTGAGAATCAAAACTCAAATCAGGGCGTATATTACAGTCTGAGCTTTTCTTAGTAATCTCCAATGCTATGCTATCTCCCTTTCCAAAACCACTTCTCTGCCATGCACCCAATATATAGAAGAAACAGCACAGACCAACTACTATAAAGATCTGCACGGAGCTTCTAGCCCTACCATCAGCTGAATGTGGTTTTGCCATCTGAACCAAAGAAACACCAGTTCTCATTCAGAATTACACATATAATAACTCGTACGATTAACAATGTATGGCCCAGGacaaaaaaatcttaaattaaaagCAAGAAAATTGCTTCAAATAATTGACAACAATTGGCAAGTTCCAATCGAAGAAATTAAGCCCCAATAATGCATCGTATCAATATCATTTCAATCAAAATCATGAAGCAATTATTAGTCTGTAACATATTGTAGGGATGCAAACGGAACTTCGGATCTTATACAACATGGAACCTATGTTCCATCGGTAGCACGTTTCTCATGCCAACCAACAAGGTCAAGGAGTGATCGCCCATCTGTGTACTAACAACGATAATACAAACATTAAAagacaacaaaacaaaaccaagCACGCAACATACTTATGAACTAAAACCACATATACAAGGTGAATCGTATGGGATCTAGCTTTAGGTAAATGCGATGCAAGATTCACACATAAAAGAATTCAGTCAATGAGTTATGAACAAGGACGACCCAAGAAACCTTACTAAAGATAATTTACTTGGTGCACCACACCATGGATTTTTTTATGTAAGGCACAATATGGATATTAAGAAAACTAAACTTTGAAGACACCCAGAagaaaaaataaccaaaaagttaggaaaacagaagaaaggaagagaatTTAAATGAGGGAAATATGTTACCAATCATAAGAAGCTGCAGGGAGCAATGGCTACGAAGATCTGGAGTCTTCTTAAGAGGAAttagttgagagagagagaaatctGAAaggattttataaattttctggAGAACCAAATGGTGATTTTCCTTGCTGCAAGAGCAGTGAGAGGTgccaataaaattattattatttgtttctatCAAAATTCCAAACCGTTCACATGAACGAACAgcagaggaaaagaagaaaaaaagcaaaagcggaaagaaaaaataaaagaaaaaaaagggaaatgGTAAAAGAAAGTACAGTTCTATCAATTCTATAGCGTCTCGCAGATAAATGGCTCAATAAATGTGCGTGTGTTAcgttgttttattttatattttttccgtTGTAAAAGGAAGTAAATTGATGTGACTGGTTTATTACTTTGAAATGTGACGTCTCTCCCTGTTTTTCTATTTatcccttttaaaaaaaataatacttaaaatatcaataaaaagtTAACGAAAAATGTTAATTTACCATAGCTTTATTATcgaattatttttatcaatctaatgattattattatttatataatgaaaacgtcaacatatattatgaaagaaatagaatatttaaaaaaaaatcaaaagtccGCGTTCGCGTTGATACGGAACAGAGGGTTGGAGGCACGATTGGCGGTGCAGAGGGGTCCCACGCGCCAGCAAAGTCGTTTATTGCATATATCTCATGACATGGGCTCATTCATCCATATGTGTGTGACCAAGCGCTACATAACAAATGTAGTGCTCATGTGGCGCGTGCATCTCACCTCCACCATACCCATCAATTGATCATGCTTCCCACTTCCTCGCCACACTGCTCTTCATTCAAGTAAAGAATAATTCATTGATATTAACacaattatgtatttttaaaacattatattataattatttttgtgaaaattgttattattatatatatatatatatatatatatatataatgtttaaaaaagtTAGGTAAGACTTTAGTTAAAAACGCAACAACTTAACCCACCAAGATCTAATAGACGGTGTCGTTTAAGGTCAATGAGGAAAACTCAATCCCTCAAAGAGTTCagcaaaatgaaaaaatacCATGGCGAATGAAAATAATACCAGGGGCACCATCAACTCAAAGGCACGAATACTTAAAATTAGaggaaataaatatatttttaaaatatatgaaatttcaaaaatgtatgagaatattaatattgataatacTATCTTGTCGGTGTGCCGTTAGCAATATACCAGGATTCCTTGTATGGTTGTtgaaatttaaaactataatatCACATAAATAAATGATCACTTTTCcatcattaatttaattttagtaacaTTATCATAATTCAAGAAAGAAAAGTCCTGCACCTGCATAAATGgaatattttggaaaataataaaactatttttaagggaataaatattaattgtttgagTCTCTACTCCATAAATAAAGTTCAAAATATCTCGCATACGAGGGGCCACCGACAGGACAAGATCATTgagatgaatatatatatatatatatatatatatatatatatatatatatatatatatatatatatatatatatatatatatatataaagtactTGGATTGATTTGACGTACGTACtaccaatattttatttttaaaattagatgtaagaacattatatatatataatatcatctTAACatcacatttttataatattaggtttctttaatgtttttgtaagaaatagttaaacaaatataaacatgAATGTGGATGTGGatataaatatcttattatcatgaaaataaaaggcgaattggaaacaaaaatgaatattagattttaattgaaaaagaaactATCAAGCAATTAAGTATTTGTCTTTGAAATGTTTTGAATTAAaacagtgagagagaaaaatggaagaaatgtaaagtaatatataatgatatttaataaGGTGGAAAGTTAGAGAAGGGTTTTGGTTTGATGGCACATGTCATGGCACATACATATGATGATGAGATTgagtattataaaattaagaacaGAGATTCATTGTGGTGCCCATGTCTAGTTATGCCATCCTGTCTTTCCTCTTTTGcctaaatatttattatcttctTAAATATGTCTCTAGTTTTAcagaatatatgttttttatttaagtttaattttatttgttataagtGTAATCGTATTCAGGTTTACTTTTAAAGTATTACAcatatatcattttaattatcaGATCTTAATGTATCCACTCAATTTTTGGATAATACAATTGCTCAATTTTAATCCTTGCTAtataatagataaaacaataaagtaaactttaaatttaaatttaatcttttcaatttctttaattttaagaaagCTTTCTCTAgtgtcttttattattattattattattattattatttcttttatagtaCTTAAACATGATTTAGTAATTATACCATTAGAAATTAGTTTATTAGGAACTAATTACGTTACAGTTTTTTGTAGGTTGTTTCCTTAATATTAGAAGCTATAAAATAAGTCAGTTAAATCTGTTTTATCCTAATTTAGTGTCGATATATCAAGAGTAAAATAGAGTCGGTTGATTATTTATAGCAATAGAATGAGTCAGaccattttaaattttattaattttattttttactatatacatacttatatatatatatatatatatatatatatatatatatatatatatatatatatatatatatatagagagagagagagagagagattaaaaataccttttattctataaatattaCCTGTTTAAatggattaattaatatagtttattgaataaaattaaaatagctaTGATACCtgtatattaagtttttttattacaattaataattaaagctTTGCTACTTATGTGATGTTGACGAcatactatttttaataatgGTCTTATATTTACACAAATGTCTCTCACAAGTTTgcctaataatataaaaagtgggttttttgttttgtttagatGTGCTTGTGGATAAGAGTATGTATAAGACGTGGCATTTTGATGGTGTTGGGTGATATTAGATTTCAAGATTTAGATCCAATCAATGTCACATGCCTTGAATAAGATAATTAAATTGACCAAGTCAATAACAATGCATTTAAAAATCTTTATCAAGAACAAACAAAGGAATCAAGGAGAACCGTTTGAAAAGAGTGCATTATCATCTAAATTAGAAGCAAAATAGATTTTTAACTAACTTTGCAGGCTAACCTAAATTAGAGCAAGTTAAGGGGGAATTCAACCATTGTGATGCAAATGGAAGCGTATTTGGTAGagtctaaattatttaatttgataatatataagaGCAGAAgttaaaaaggaaataatataGAATTTAAAACAAGCAAAATCCAcggaaacatatatatatagtggGTTACATTTTTCAAGTGTTTTTGAGCGttacttattatattaaatacttaaaattttaattagcaTAATAGTGTTAAAGATTTTGTTAAAACTGGACTGTTGAGTCAGTATTGGATGCCTGTTTCATCACTCTAATAATAGTCagttaaaataatagataaaattgGCAAAACAACCTTTCTCAGgaaaatttggaaaataataaatgggATCAGGTTTTTAAGCTTCTTCATTATAAGGATGACACATGATCACTACTAAAGATAAATTCTCTCTTTTAGGAGCATTACAAATGGCCACAGACTTCTTCTGATCCATTTGTTTGTCTCCATGTTGATCATGGTGATATCTTTGAGATCCTTCTTCTTATCAATGTCTCATTTGGAAGATTAATCTACTTAATTAATACTCAATCAGACATAAGTTTTGTTGTTCATCAACTTAGTTTGTTACTTGTCTAAGAGAAAAAAACATGCAACAAGTAATGAGGATAATAAAATACTTGAAGAATGCTCTTTGCACGGGTTTGTTGTATGTTGTTGATAATCCTGTCAAGATTCACACCTATTCTGATTCTTATTGTACAACTTGTGCCATGAATCAACATTCAATTTTTAGATTTTGCATTCTTCTTGGCACATCAGTTATTACGTGAAAATCAAAGAAGCAAACTATTGTGTCCAAATCATCATATAAAGTATAATACGGAGCCCTAACTTTACTAAGTTGTGAGTTACAATGGATCCAACACTTGTTGCAGGATGTGCATGTTCATGTTCCAACACCTTATTCTACCTTTTGTGATAATAGTTCTACCATTCACATTGCTATAAGAATCCCACCTTCCATGAAAAGACTACAAAATGGTCTCATCAAACTTCTCCAAGTTCCTTCTACAAGTCAAATTGCTATGTGTTTACTAAGTCCCTTTATTCTTctacttttcaaaatattgtaTCCAACCTTAAAGAAGGGTGATAGAGATATCATAACAAATAtcttctttgattttttttgtttctttttccattttgtttGTTACAACTGCTTTCACAATTGATTTGTCTTGTATAAATGGCCTTAGCTATCTTTCTTTCTTGTAAGTTAGATTTTCTTTCATCATAATGAGAAAGTTACATTTGAGCTTTTTGTTCCACAGTCACAGATTTTTCActataatattgaattatcCAATTACAATAAACACTTATGTAActagaataaaatatacaaattacgCTCCTTAAAACACCATCAAGAAGATCTACTAAGGTAATGAAAACACTTAATTACCTACAACACACTAGACACTGGTGCAAATATATCAAATCtaactaaaagacaaaaaaaggtATCACTTGATATCTGATAAATTTACAATGAAAATCTATCACATGACCACTTTTCCCTATGAATCTTGAAAAATTCTTTTTCTAAACAAGATGTAAGGTATAACACTATTACAATATCTCTTTAAGGAAATGACAAGACTATTTTATTCGAAAAGTATGGAATGATGCGAGAGAAAGCTTCTttcataaaacaattttaagcTTTGCTTACTAATATAactgattatatttatatataattaattattatgttgTTCACATAACCTAAAAaccattttgaattaaaataattgattattattaaacCACTGATGCAGAAATAGCATTTAACGTCATGTGTTTAATGTCTAACGAAAGAAAATCTAACGTAAAAAATGACTAGTGACAGTTTTGTAAATAACACGCCATTATAAACGTGATACGTCAAATAAGGTATAGATGTCGGTTCCCTAGGATCAAACGTCAAATGGTCTGCATACAGAATTGAAAAGTCACTATTTTATTACCTTTAGACGTTGGATTCCCTTCCCTGGACATCAATAAGCTGTGAAAATACCCCAAAAAGTAGAGAAAAAATTGATTGTTTTAGCAATTAGGTGTTGATGGTGGAAGGGGCCGCCATCAAATTCCCTTTTAAACCGCAAAAACTCAAAACGCGAGCCTCACTTTCTTTCGCATTTTCGCTTGAGTTTTCTTTTCGTTCGCGTTCGTCATTACTGCTGCAaggtatgtttgattgattttcttctaattaatttattttgcaccGATTAACTTTAGTTTACACCGATTAAATTTCATTTGCACCGATTAAAGTTTGTTTGCACTGATTAATTTTGGCTTATGATGTAGTTTTTTGCACAAGTTGACGGGTCTCGACGGCGACATTGAGTGTCCAATCTCCATTTCTTGAAACTCAtagtatatacaattttttgaTAATGCTGGAATTGTTTTCTGTATTTCAAGTGTggtaatattataaaaaaaataactattttttttaaaaactagaCGCCAGTTTATGAGGGGTCTAATGTCAAAATTGATGTCCGGGAAAGGGGATCCGACGTCAAAATTGACGTCTCCCAATAAGACGTCGAATTTGGATTGGACGTTGAATGTCGAAAATAACATACATCAAAAACATTTTTGCAGTAGTAAAATAagttcttttttatatataaatgtcttacataatttattactaccacaaataatcaattatttatgaAACGTGTGAAAACTAGAACTTTGaacaacattaaattatattttaacataattgattatttctcAACATAATAAATTGTTTCACTTGTACATAAAATGACTTCTAACTTGTCTATTATGTTTTGGTTTTGACCAAACCGAAATATAAAAAGGCGGAGTAgccttttttcaatttttgcaaACATATAAGTCtcggttaaaaaaaaatcaaaatcatatgTAGCTTTTGGCTTCAGTTAAAAAACAATGGTTTAATACCTTTTTTGGTCCCAATTTTGGTTGGGAATGTTCGAAATGGTCccaattattttttcttgttcaaTATAGttctaaagaatgtaatttgtgttcaatttagtcctttttggaaACGctgtttaaatcgttaacggtcAGATGTTCAGATGTGTAATTACATAGTGAAATGTCATGTATTGGCTGACGTTGAGTCCTTTGTGGCATTGTGAGttggatttattatttttgaaattctatttatgatattagggtttttgaaaattaaattaagggtATTGAAGTCTGAAAGGTTGATCGTTGTTTGGGAGGGTCGTGACGACACTCCTACCACCTTCCCCATCGAAGCCGGTCTTCATTGATAGCGACAACACGACTGACCGCCCTGGCCGGACGAGAAGTTGGGGTAGAGAATGATCTCGGCTTGCAGAAGCAGCAACGACACTGATTCTCTCTTCCATGGTCGCTGCCTTCCATGGTCGCTGCAATGTCGTTCCCGCCGCCGGCAATGACAACTCTGTCTAAGTTCTTCGGCGATTTCGATCGCGACTAGGACGACGCTTAGACTGACGTTGGTGGTACTGGCCAGACAAAGGAGACAAAGACATGGGGTAGGTGTGGATGTTTTGTGCGAAAGCGAAGGGAGAAACAACAAGCGATACTGGTGTCGGCTTCAGAAATACTTCCAATGGGGGTCGCCGCCAGCAACGATGACCTCAGTGATGAATGATGTGGGCGTTATATTGTTGCTGGTGGGTGAGAAAACTtaacgattttttttttgtgatggGGAAGATCATGCGATTTGGGGTTTTAACAGGTGCTCCATTCTTGCGGAGAGGAGCTCGTGGTGGTGGCTCGCGGTTGATGCAACAATTCATGGCAACGCGGTAAGGCTGAGGAGGTGATAGACAGACGTCGAAGGTGGAGAGGCCCGAGGAAAACAGCAGCTCTGAAACGGCGGCGACGTCcgattaatttttaaaagaagaacCTAATAtcagaatttcaaaaataataaatccacCTCACTACCCCTTAAGGACTCCACGTTAGCCAATACAtgacattttattttgtaattgcaCATCTGGACATCtgg harbors:
- the LOC108335915 gene encoding probable methyltransferase PMT2; the encoded protein is MAKPHSADGRARSSVQIFIVVGLCCFFYILGAWQRSGFGKGDSIALEITKKSSDCNIRPDLSFDSHHGGEVSKIDEFESKPKVFEPCDAQFIDYTPCQDQRRAMTFPRENMNYRERHCPPEEEKLHCLIPAPKGYVTPFSWPKSRDYVPYANAPYKSLTVEKAIQNWIQYEGNVFRFPGGGTQFPQGADKYIDQLASVIPIKDGTVRTALDTGCGVASWGAYLWSRNVIAMSFAPRDSHEAQVQFALERGVPAVIGVLGTIKLPYPSAAFDMAHCSRCLIPWGANDGMYMMEVDRVLRPGGYWVLSGPPINWKTNYKSWQRPKEDLEEEQRKIEEVAKLLCWEKKSEQSEIAIWQKTVDSESCRSRQEDSRVKFCESADANDVWYKKMEVCITPTPRVSGDLKPFPERLYAIPSRIAGGSVPGVSVESYNDDNEKWKKHVNAYKKINRLLDSGRYRNIMDVNAGLGGFAAAIQSTKLWVMNVVPTIAEKSTLGVIYERGLVGIYHDWCEAFSTYPRTYDLIHSHGLFSLYKDKCNEEDILLEMDRILRPEGAVIFRDEVDILIKVKKLVEGMRWDTKMVDHEDGPLVPEKILIAVKQYWVANVTSAQ